The nucleotide sequence ACAAAACCATGCACAAGCTGCATGAAGACCAGCCTGGAGAGTGTTGAACGAGTACACTTCTACTATGATGATGAGAAGGTCAACGTATATTAcgtaatttcaattaaaatgacaCCAGGGGAGATGGTTTATGAGGCAAAAGTATTGCGTCGCGGTCTTGAAATGGAACTTGTGGGTTCTATTAACATTATATCGGGTTACAAAGGCCTCGGATCCTGCACTGTCAGTGACAATTATAAAGATCGTATTTTCTGTGTCTGTCATAATGATTGTTAGATGTAAACGCCCTTGAAAATACCTCTTTCGTAGTTAATTGTTATTGGTATACCTggatcttttaaattatttacatttttatatgtttagttAATACTCTCGATTATTTTGACGAAATTTAATTTCGTTTCTCTGTgatatttttaggtatttttattgatatttactaattgtaagattttgtatgtttaaaatgtccgacttgcatttatttttataagagtattttctatttatctacTCATCTAGGATTAGGAATTATATTATcgtaataaacttataaatgtgAATTAGTAAATGTTTGAATCACGGTATTCTGATCTAATACTTTTGGTGTTTTATTTAGACCTTCTAATTTCCcttttctgaaatatttttgagtgCGGTTTAATTAGCGTGACCTCACCTCGGAgtgagtaaaaaaattattcgtgTGTGCATGTGAATATTTATCAGTTACTATTCAGTCGGTCAGTGTGATTGATATGAAACGGACTTTTAGTAGAACTGGATTCGTGAATTACTCTTTGAAGTGCCCTTTATCTGTggtagataattaaaatgaaaggtaagaattatcttattttattattaatatctgtgcagtattttacaatatattcatTAGAGAATCTATcattatgttacaaatttTTCCTTGTTTGTATCTAAACTATTGGAtaacaattacatttaaatatgtagcaATATTTTGCGACTTATAAAATACGAAATGCATACAATctcctataatatttttccaaaaaaaaaatccatgaacaaaaaaatactcaagTGTTTATTTAGTCAAAggtagaatatttattaaaattatataagaatatttatattaaatagatagcgcgagtatattatacttattaaatagtgatttatttacaatgaaaGTATATatgttagtaaattaaattcgaaTCTATTAAATCAGTCACTGTGTAtatgaaaattgatttaaaagaaatattaatgtaacgaattaaaaaaaaaagtttagagTCGACCTGATGCTGGAGTTGTGCGTATCTGTTATGCGTATTTACGCAATATTTCCCTTCACATAAAACTATGAATCATGAATATTCTTCAGAAATAACACTACATAttaatgaatcataaaaaaatcgcttcgttattttttgttgtttacaATCATATAGGCTGACAGGCGTGAGGGTGTTAGGATTAAGACTATGAGTGTTATAGGGGTTGCAACGTCCAAGCCACATACATATCCAGACCAGACATACTGTTTTAAACAGGACTGTCCCTTTTTCCAATTACGAATCCCGGTATCCCCGAAATGAACTGTGGGAAGCAAAATTGTCTGAATCCGCGCGAAAATTGTAGcacagaatataaaatatacgtgCCCAgagtttctttttcttatttgaaatcgtcacgatattaaaagaaaatttgtttttctgataatatataaacatttaggGTACCaatattttgtgattcgtTACTTTTAAGCTAACTTTTTCTCAATTACTttaaatgaatgtttttttcattgaCTACTTATTATTTGATCTAGAGTAAACCAATGCCCCGTATTCATCGTCTGGACAATCATacatgaggtcgtaggttcgattcggCTGTGAACTACTACTTACTTTCTGCATTTAATAGtcactcgtacggtgaaggaagacATCTTGAGGGAAAAAAAACAGACTAAAAATCATTAACTACATAGACACGgcactaaatattaaatactaatattataaccattgcaatatattttacatatgttGCCCATTCAAGGTTGTAAAAGCGTCAATCAATAGAATGTGTATTACCACCGACATACAAATGAAGGCCAtagataatgtttatttttcacgAAAAATACTTCGCAGATACAcctacaaacaaatattttgaatagttcAAATGTACCGAACACAATACAGGGATAACAAATTTCTGCATGTTTCTTCAAGATCAGTTTcggtaaataaaaagtattaatactGTGAACCTATAAATAGCGATAGCAATTGCGATCCAAATCAAAAGCGacgtcaattttaaaattttgtattgatCCCAATCGCGCCCGCGCAATGGATCTTAAAGATAACATCGGAATGCGTACCTTGTAATATacgtaattaagtaaaaagtatacataattttcataaaacgtATTATATGTACACCTTTCAATCTCAACAAATATTCGTTGGACAGTTATTACAACAGCAACAAGCATTACGCATAATTTGttaaaggccggtaacgcacccGCGAGCCCTTTTGCTATTAAGAGTATCCATGTATCTATCATCTAGCATCAGTTGAGCTTCCAGCTGGtttttgccccctgttctataaatatacaataagtaaTTGTACGTATAAGTGATGAGATGTACTAGGCAAACATAACATATGAAACAGTCATTGTATATGCAGGAaacaatgtaaaaatgttgttCTATTCGAACTAGAGCAAACATATCTATCGCTAGATGCATCCGGACACGTTAATATAATGGATAACGCAATAAAACGTTTCCACTGGAATGATAACGTTATTTttcatgtaataatatatttcccaTTGTTTGTATTTGGAACTAGTACAGAACAGTTACAGTTCTATTAAAGAATGTTTTTGCATTCCCCGACCTTAACCTTCGcggttccacaactgagcgtttttaaggcagttttcgCCGTGCACCAGTCTATGTGAAACCTGCCACTGAAGTAcctatttccgaaccaattcgaagAGAAATACCTTCAGAGAAGTTTCAGGAGTGTACGAATtttaaaaaggccggcaacgcaatgGCGAGCCCTGtgacattgagtgtccatggacagATATATAATACTCAGCCTCGgtgttagatttaaaaaactgcGCCAAATAGACGCATTCTTCTACAAAGGTTTCTCCTAAATTAGTGGCACTAAGTTGttctattttgattttgatagatattttaataccgTCGATTCTTCATCTAATTTGCTGCTTGTCCAGATGTAGTAGTAGATGTCCAGTTCACAGtttatttagtgttttttCTCGGTCTAGTTGAAATATGCAGGAGATGATGCATAGCATTTAGCGAAGACGCAATTTTAGACTGTAGCCTGATTAACTTAAGGGTTAATCAGGCCCTGGGAAAAATCGCAAAGAAACAGAACAGTGACCAACCTGTATGACTCTTTTCTACTTAGTAAATGTCTGTTCAGCTAGATTGTCATATCAAACTCCATAAAGCTGGCCCGAGATAGACTTGGATGTATTTTTACTACAAACCGAGGTTTTTGTAGTACAATacgtttttgtaaaaaaaacaataaaattacgacCGCGTTCTGACTTAGTTTCGTCTTCGTAAAAGACTTCATGGTAATTAATGAATTCTGGTAGCAGACGGTAGACCccttatatacaatatatcaaATACGAAGTTTCTCTACGCAGCCAGTAGGTTTTATTAGTCAGAATTTTGGTTTGTGACATCTTGGGTTTTATATTGAATGTCACATAATGTCAATCCCAAATAGTCTACTgggaatatatattattattatccacttctatgtatatagttttttaattatgttttttaaagaaaattttaagtattcgATTTTTACAGATTGCGATGAACGTACGAAGAATTTCCTGTGTTTTTGTAATAGCATCATGGATCACTTTTtctctatattattatgatacaaTATATGGAGCTTTGAAGCCGACAATAGAAATTTTAATCAGCGccaataaagatttaagttttgaagagattttaacatataatggtatgttcattatattatgaaatctaATTTACTGTTACGCTAATCTACTTTTAAAGTGTGTGAAGTTTTTTCGAATTCGActttccttcaagaaaagggtgtaccaattattaaaaggtcggcaacgcactggcgaGCCCTCTAGTATTCAGTATCCCTAGGCGGTGGAATCACTTTGGATGATTCCTTCCTCCGACCTCCTGCCcgcttgttctataaaaaaaactccaaataactattttatgttttttccttactttcctgattattttaaaattatcgtaAAAGAAATGTACTTGAATTTTGATAGCCTGAATCCTCGTGGTTACTAGGTTTGATTGGTCTTTGATTCAATACTACTTACTACTGATAAGTAGATATTCTTTGAAATGTATTGATAgcatattaatacatattattacgcAAGTACGTTACCTGAACTATCTTAAATCATCTTAAAAGGCTGACAACGtatttgcgagccttctggcaatgtgagtttCCATGAGTGGCGGTGTCcctaaacatcaggtgaacctcctaaaaatatatatattgttagcaaattactaaaaattatattaattataagaaataaaacttatatttttaggtacagaagattatttaataaaaacaccagGATGTTACATACCAAATTACGgaaaaactttgaaatttcgagaagcaaaaataattaaacatttttgcgGAACGAGAGTTGTGTTCATTGAGAAACTTTCTgaggaatatttatttatcaatattgatGATACCATTAACGAATACAGTAAAGGAAACGATTACAAATGTTGTTATCAATTTGTTACACCTGCAATCGTTGAAGGCATCACGGATCAGAGAAAAATAAGGTTTGTTTACATAGTATTCATAGTAgtagtaatttataatgatttatttccgtattacgcccttgatttgagaactggcagtaaatgtaaaattagattcatttaatatttctttttttttttgacgttcataagtgtacattatgttacctatatgaataaataaattttgactttgactttaaatataactacgactaaactaatatttacaaagatcTAATCTTATACGtacatttattagattttttttaaaatacatgtcTTAACTGAAACATTATTTAgcctaatataatttactattaagattatttaacataagtgCTGAATACACCACTTCCAGTCGCTTTTAAAGGGAAGACACTGtgttcttgtgttctatttATTCACTTACACTGTTTAGAAGTTAAGACTAACGTGCGCTAACACTAATTCAAACGAATGTGTCCTTTTCAATCTTCTCACTCAGCTCGAGGTGTCAAGAAGATGAATAGCCTTGACATTCACGTGATGGTGGAACCTGTACGTGTGCCCATCAGTCTTTTTTGTTAAGGTCCCAATGGAGGTCCTTAATGTACCAGGGAGCTGAGAACTTATTTTTGGAATAAACTGACAATTAGGTGATGCAAGaactctattaaaatataaatttacattatcatCCACAGATATTCATCTTGCGTcccatttaaaaatcaaacaaaaatacaactaCTGGAAGAAATAATCGTAGTAAAATGcgcaacaaaattaaaagtattttatgaagatgcttatatatttgtaaaaaaattaaaaaggcaGATATATGACGATTTGAATCAAGATACACCATGGAACGTGCTTATTCTAGGAATGGACACAATGTCAAGAGCACGTTTAATCAGTAGTATGCCAAAAACAGCACAATTTTTACGTAATCATCACTGGCTGGACTTTCGGGCCTATCAGAAAGTAAGAAATTAATCTATTCGATTTGTCAAAACATTTTGATAGCGGGGGTTTGATAAAGATAGATTTGATAAAGTGTGATACATGACTCATGAGATAAGTACAAGTTTTTATTGTCTTCATTCAATATTCTATAATTGGAATTTCTgtcgttatttattaaaatgattttaaaattaatgacgtCAAGCTAGTAGGTATCATGGTGTGGACTAGGGCAACGTCTAATTATGCACGGtgcaacaatttattttactaacttTTTGTCGTTATCCAAAGTTATCAAGGCACATTGAAAAATAGcttttttgaagtaaaactatcggcgttggaaaaaaattaacgtcacatttttcggttacgcgtcacattttttCCGTTACAcgccatctttttcttgtccctACCACGGACTTCGAAgagattcgaagccattaataacaaaaatatattataataacgataacaatgatagtaataattctattacaattaatgaaattctgtaaaaaatcTTAGTAGTAAcaaggtaaaatgaaataattgtattatttctattcatgactatgataattaaacccttttgttaaacttcgtgtaatttaactttatttaactgtaaagttgcatatagaTCTGATATAATAtgcatttttcgaaaaataaggtcataaagaagtttcacttcttacgtgtgtGCACttgtacacacacacatttacaCCTGTTTGGTTAACACTCATTGTTTTTTATGCTATTAGGATAAATACACCCAAGTTATCAATATTTCAGGTCGGGTACAACACATTTCCCAACGTGATGGCCTTATTGACAGGAAGGAACCCGTCACAAGTACACGCGGAGTGTCACAAGAGCTTGGATCAATGCAATGATATAATGTTGTGGAGTTATTTTAAGAAGGCCGGATATTACACTGCCAGTGGGGAGGACTTCTTGCATCTCCCAGACACATTTACGAGATATAACGGGTTTAAAAACGCTCCTACCGATCATTACATGCGACCATTCTATCTTACGGGCGAAAATTCAATTGGAAACCTTGTTTgtacaaagaaaaaaccaTCCGCCAACCATTTGTTAGATTACGTACTAGATTTTACGAATACGTATAAAAACGACAAATTCTTCGGAATGTTTTGGTTTAATTCCTTtagtcataatttaaataatgtacctGAACTCATCGATTCGAATCTAGCAAAGTTTTTTGATACCTTTCATACAAatggtatattaaataatacctttattttatttttaagcgaCCACGGATTGAGATATGGCGAAATGAGAGTGCCATACGAATCTTATTATGAGGAACGACTTCCAATGCTTTATTTATGGGTGCCAAACGATTTTAGGagaaaatatgaaatgtttaaaaatttacttgtaAATCAGAGCAGACTAGTCACACCATACGATATATATGTTACACTATTAAGTATTCTAGAAATAGGTAATAACACTAAGCGATACTCCATCGCATGTCCCAATTGCTTCAGTATTATCAACGAATTGTCTCCTAATAGAACATGTTCAGATGCGCACGTCCACGAGAAATGGTGCAGCTGCCATCCCCTGACGAAAGCAAACCACCACGTCACTACCAAAAACGCAATCAACACAGCCATAGAagatttatatgatataataaaaaacatcaaaacaaAAGAGTGTATGCAATGTGCAGATCTCAAACTGAAGGAAATATTACGTGCCCATACATACACAACTTTCAATTCGACCATTTTTATTATCGCTTTTAAAATGACCCCAGGTGATGTATCATACGAAGCTAGTGTCGAACAAAGAGGAGATAACTTCACAGTATTGGACACAACGCAGACGATATCCGTGTATAATACAAGAGGCAATTGTGTCGTGAATCCCGTACATCGCGCCTATTGTATATGCGTCAAAGTTTGCTAAATAAAAGAGagaatatttatcttatttatttatctcacTCCAATGacccttaaaataaataaacttctaaataatttatcgtCCGTACTTAGAGTCGATCATTAAGACTACGGAaacatattaagatttaatgaAACTccttaaatcattatttaaatggtTGCACCGTAGCTTTAGGTATAAATTTATGGTCGACTCTGAGtatggtttaaattttaattaatataaattctatacCAACACGGGTTACGTCAACCTGTAAATAATTGCAAATTGGGGAATctgttttaatcaataaaaataattttcttgtaattatacaaacactataaaattttataaactatgaCTCATCTCGCGCAGTTTCAGCTCTACCATGAGTTTATAGCATAGGTTAAAAGCTAGAAAAAAGGTCtgcacaaaattaatatttttagcctTGTATACATTCTTGGCGGCTAATCCTTCTTTTAGGATAAGGTATTGAGTCTCGCTGAGTATTACTATCGTAGTCAACTAgattaattagccgttcaattaatagACTAGCCGTTTTAACTAACGGACTGAATGACattcagccagttgattaAATATCAAGAGCAAATCACATGGATCGATGgcgtttcattacttgcctagcctgttgactgttaatttaagtCGACttccactttctgccactcAAAACTCTAAACGAAACTCTTCTAACTATCAATGACGTCactttatctttcgaataatttatgtgttgcatagctatttggcactttatccatacattgtgaaacaggccctaaaggttcttaaaaaaaaccaagttCAATGGCAGAGAatagtgacaataataatgtacatttgACTcgagcaatttaattaaaaagaaatattttgtatgtcatatgttaaatctttgttattgCTGCCAAATAATAACTATCGTACCAATGACCGAATCATTAGCCAGCCAGttcattaaatgttgtaacaaaaGCTACGGCTAATTCTTTCAACCGTTAGCTAAACGGCTAGGcagttaattgaacggctaattaagctagtggGCTGCAACATAACTACCGTTTGCCAAAAGTGTATTGGATTTGTCACACGGAAGGCAATTCCGATTCCCATGGCCTTTAAGGCtactttagtattaaaaaatgtaatacacATTAAAGGCACGATAACTATGATATATAATACTGACTCATCGTAATAATCTTTTACgcacttgttttatttaaatattgctacgAAAACTTTatcatacaatttttgtatacaaaaaaatacattttactagtacattatatactttacattttaataacatgaACATTATAAAGGTGTGTTTTAATGTACTGGTAAAGTGAGAGATTTAGataatttacacaaatttGCAACTTGTAAAGATATGgattagaaatttatttttcccatAGGGTGTATCATGACCCACCCTTTACTGTactgcaaataaaaaacaaataataacaaaacttcTGACCAGATATAGCCGCGAACTTCGGAGCTTTAAGCTTTTAAATTACTGAGTGTgagtaacaattaaataatactatttctaactaataatttctttttgcgTGTTTATAGAATTCATCAAAACTTCGGTCACCCTTATAAGGTCAACGCTGCGTATACACAATACATAGTTATTTCCGAATTGTACATAATCTCGAAGGCGGGACACAAATTTCAGCAAGAGTATAAGGATAAAAGAAACCAcctgaataaatattacttgaaACTatttgcccgctctacgcctttgacttgcgaactagttgtaatgtaaatttacaattaatttaattttttcgacgttcataagtgtatttgtttacccatataaataaaatattttgagtttgagttaatTGTGCGTTCTCACTCATGGgagatcaataaaatataatttattaacaaaatagaaattatttaactaaataatacttgTTGTGGATATGAGTatgactttaaattaataattttaattctacaaaaatatttgaactttcatttcaaattttgaattacctctaattgtataatttcattttcgttacccatttgtttctttaatacctgatgtaaaaaaatatgtcataatccTTACGCTAACAAAGACTTAACTAAAAGTGGGGATGTTGGTTTACTTGGATAAATTACGAACAGAGACAGCTGTGCAAGCGCTAGCGACGCGCCAATGAAGTTTGGtatctgtaataatatttataattatatttttattgctaaatgaatatgtcaccgtaagattgtaaacatcgttatattacaatctatctagtaagattgtaaactatcGATAAACTGTGAACCGTATCATTATGATTGCAATTacaatctatcgatagtttacaatcttactggATAGcttgtaatataacgatgtttacaatcttacggtgACAAATATAACACAAGAACAAGGTATCTTCGGAGATGCCGgcttcctcacaatgtttttcttaataagcATACAAGTGTTAATCGTGCATATACATAGAAATATCCATAGATGACCCAACAGGGTTTGCATACATAAGTTtacacaattaataattatcaattacaaaatattgctttataaTTCACTGAGTCCATTAGTCTTGTGGCCGTGAGTGTTTTTGTAATGGTCATTACCATAAAGATAACATTTGAAATCATAATGACACcataaaatatgcatttttataCGAGTTTGAGTAAAaactattcaatattaataattgtagttTTGGTGTTGTAAAACTTATTAGCAAAATATTGAattctagatttttttttatttatttaaatatcatctTTTTGCTAggagtaaatttatttttaatggtttttGGAAAGACAGAAGTTTATAGTTTTGTCTACTTTCATGTTAATGTGATACAACACAATATCAAactcataaatattttgttaaataaaaacaattacttatatttgtgtttgtaAAGAAACCTAGAATATATGATAGACTTACAGTAAGATACATGTCCTCTTCAATTATACCATAAAAGAACCACAATGACATAACAATAAATGACATAAGAATCATAGGAAATGGTAGACATTCCGTGCTTctagtttttataacataaagcAGTTTGCTCATTGGCGAGGCAACAGTCAGTAATGTGAGGCTGCATGCTAGGAGtcctaaaaattaattattatcacattAATGTTCAGCAtatgtgtttataaaaaaagatatttcttaagactaataaaattagtagcactcatcattaattttttatataacataataattaataattaaaaatatatggtacTTTAATAATCtgatttcttataataaatgattgataaaaacttgatattatttaaaaattatgaataataaaacatatatatgaaAACTTACCAAGACGATTGAGAAGAAGTTCACTATCTTCTTCAATATTTACATACCAAATCATAAACATACAGGAGCCAACTGTTATATATGCCTGTCTCAACACCACACTTttcttaaatgtatataaataaaatactattgtaTATGCAACCATGAAAACTACGCCTACCACATTGACTAAAATCATATTCCCATCTTCCTTAGTCAATCCATAAAGCAGCCATATGCTACAGCTGGAGATAATAAACATTAGAGAttagaaaaagttttaattaataatatgatgtGGGTTTGGCGTGGGATAACTTACGAGAAAAATCCACAGGTAAAAGGCAAGGGTGAAGCTTCACCAGTCGTACGATTAGAAACATATTGCTTGCAAACTAACCTGAAATAAGAGTTCTTATtcagaatataattttaatcagaAGATATAAAACTTTGAATCTAAACTTACGTGCCCGATAGGAACTGGATAATAGTAGTGACAACGGCAAGAGATTCTACCAATTCTTTTATGTCGTATAAATACATTGCTACATTCCATTAgcactttgtttaaaattgtgccttttcattcataaaatacattttattaatcttaaataagGCTGACGACTTCATGCTcaatttataacttttgaatgagccaaatatttttattcgttactagaaaaataatattgtcacTGTCATTTCGACTCAAGCATGATGATTAGCAGGTGTCAACAGTCAATTAGCAATTGTCatgtaaataatgaattcAACGCAGATTTTgcgcaaattattattatttatttttaataattgttattgatGAAATAGAAAT is from Pieris rapae chromosome 7, ilPieRapa1.1, whole genome shotgun sequence and encodes:
- the LOC110994632 gene encoding uncharacterized protein LOC110994632 — encoded protein: MNVRRISCVFVIASWITFSLYYYDTIYGALKPTIEILISANKDLSFEEILTYNGTEDYLIKTPGCYIPNYGKTLKFREAKIIKHFCGTRVVFIEKLSEEYLFINIDDTINEYSKGNDYKCCYQFVTPAIVEGITDQRKIRYSSCVPFKNQTKIQLLEEIIVVKCATKLKVFYEDAYIFVKKLKRQIYDDLNQDTPWNVLILGMDTMSRARLISSMPKTAQFLRNHHWLDFRAYQKVGYNTFPNVMALLTGRNPSQVHAECHKSLDQCNDIMLWSYFKKAGYYTASGEDFLHLPDTFTRYNGFKNAPTDHYMRPFYLTGENSIGNLVCTKKKPSANHLLDYVLDFTNTYKNDKFFGMFWFNSFSHNLNNVPELIDSNLAKFFDTFHTNGILNNTFILFLSDHGLRYGEMRVPYESYYEERLPMLYLWVPNDFRRKYEMFKNLLVNQSRLVTPYDIYVTLLSILEIGNNTKRYSIACPNCFSIINELSPNRTCSDAHVHEKWCSCHPLTKANHHVTTKNAINTAIEDLYDIIKNIKTKECMQCADLKLKEILRAHTYTTFNSTIFIIAFKMTPGDVSYEASVEQRGDNFTVLDTTQTISVYNTRGNCVVNPVHRAYCICVKVC
- the LOC110994633 gene encoding sugar transporter SWEET1, whose product is MYLYDIKELVESLAVVTTIIQFLSGTLVCKQYVSNRTTGEASPLPFTCGFFSCSIWLLYGLTKEDGNMILVNVVGVVFMVAYTIVFYLYTFKKSVVLRQAYITVGSCMFMIWYVNIEEDSELLLNRLGLLACSLTLLTVASPMSKLLYVIKTRSTECLPFPMILMSFIVMSLWFFYGIIEEDMYLTIPNFIGASLALAQLSLFVIYPSKPTSPLLVKSLLA